atagaaaaaattTTCTCGCCAGCCTGCTAAAATGCCTTATGTTACCATACTGTGAATATAAACCATTGATTAGCTCGATTATCGCCAAATGTGTGTGTCCAGATTTACAGTATGGCAGCATAACTATGACAGGAGAACATGCTCCATATACACAGGTCAGCTACTCAAAATAACGTAGATTGAGTAGGTGAAAGAATATACATGCAAATTCTCCAATCAGATTAGATTTGGCTCAAATGTTCAGgctgtttttcatttcttttcttgtaaATTTGCAATGAAGATGAGATCCtggaaaatatataaatgcTACACaacatatcatcaacatttcAGACTTGGAATGGAAACAAAGTCTAACATTGTTTGCAGACAATCCAAAACAGTGATCATTCTTTCACTGATGGCACAATATGCGAAGAAAATTCTGAACTTCTCTGGCATAAACAATTGAGCCAGTTCTATCATTTGTTTCGGTATCAAGTATAGCACTCTATAAATCTAACGCCAGCCCTGATGAGTGCAAAACTAACTTTTGCGCCTTATGATGCGAGGGGAAGATCCCAAAAGCAATTTCAAGAGAAAAGGGACCTAGTCTTGTTGCGCTCCAATCGAGCTTCCCTCTGTTGATACAAAATGTAAACCATATAAGTAAACAAGCAGTGTACAGGAGGACAAATGCAAACAGATGATGTCTTACATCCTCTGACTATTGGTGAAGTATGTAGGTAAACCATGGAAAATGAGATGTCACTGAAAGACTTTGTATTCCATCCATGCAACAAACAATAATTATACAGCTGTAATTTTTCCACTACCCCTGGGACTTCATTGTGTAAGCAGATGAAGGTTAAGTTGCACACAACTCTTGAAACTATACAAGTAACCAATTAATATATTTCTTATTGGGAAGGACCTCACAGGGATAATGGAAACCACCAATATATTAAAAGTTCATGCGTTCAAATGGGATGTCCAGTCTTTCGTTACTATCAATAACAAATACAGAGCAATTAAGTGATAGAAAGCACCAATACCTCCTTTTTCTTGCATTCTTTGTAAATATCAAAATGTTCTTGACATTTACTCTTGTCCGAATTATATTCTTCTAGACCTGAAAAAGTTCACAAAAGGAATCAACATTTGGCAAAATTTTACTGGAGATTTAACTTTTAGGAATGAGTACCTAAGAAGTAAATTCATGAAACAATACAATTATCAAACTTGTTCCAGTCCTCAATAGTATCTTTCCAGAACATTTTCTATCAAACAATATGTGCACATATGTGCGTGCAAAGAACAACTAAGAACTAAAAACTATAGCTCTCTTCATCATTATCTGATATTAAAATAGGAActtgttatatttatatgcaaCGTATACCCTTCAGTATTGCCATCGGATAATAGAGCTAGAAATCACATACTCATGTCCAATTTATGATCACACTCTAGCAAAATACAAGGAAAAATCAAAAGtaaccaagaaaaagaaatccatTACATGGCAGTCAAGAATTTCATAGACCAGAGAGGATGGATAACTTAAAGAGGTTAAAAATGTAAATAACATGGGCAGTAGGGGAAGCTTAAAGAGGAAAAGTGTCTTAATCCAAAAGTATTTAATCAGTTGTGGTGTTCAACAAAAGATGATTAAGCAGTTAATCGATGTCTATACCATGTGGATGACAAATTCTGTTGTAAATATGTTATTAAGTTGGTCTTAGAAATGCCTGGCCAAAAAAGAGTTGTTCCTAGAATGCTAAATCACCAAAAGATAAAGTTGTGAGATGTGGTGCTCGTTATATTGTGATGAATCCTATTTGAGGCTTccatggaaaaaaaagaggtacTAGGGAAACAAAGGCTTTGTGTTTGAGACGTTGTTTCAGTTGGTATGATGAACAAACTTAATAATAGCTCTTATTTTCAGCTACTAGGTAGCCCACGAAAACCAGCTAAGTAGTTGTCTGCTGCATATCAGCTAAGGTTCCACTAACAACCCAGGCAAGCAACACCAAATACAAGTCAAAGAAACTAATGCTAATGCTAAGGTGATTTTCCAAGCCTAATGCTTCGGTACTAGACCGCTACCTGATTGCCTGGACACGTTAAAGAAACTACAACATTGGTAATCAAGTAAAATGAAGGCACTAAGGAACCTGTCAACTAAAAAAGCGGTTAAAGCACGACTTTGAAAACTGGGGTAGGCTTTATGGAACATCCTCAATGGTTTCTTTCCGAAACTAATCATGGGTATCATTGTGCTTTCGAGTTGATTAAGTCTCTATAGTTCTAAGAGCAATGACACAGCCACCTCTTTATCAGCAACGCTATCCAATTCCACCAAAAGTAACCTCTAAACTCCACACTGTAGCTTTAATTATGTGATTGCAAACTAAAACCAGATTACCaccacaaacaaaaccaacacaaaaaaatatatatgaacttttgaaacaaacactacaaaacttaaaaaaccCAACTCACAAAGCCGATACCAAATACAAAGTAAAgcctcaaaactcaaaattaagcATAAATTCACAAAATTAGAGCCTCAAATCAGtgccaattaattttttttattaaaaaaatcttaaaagCGAAGATATCCAATGGTTCTTGGGGACTCATCaagaaaattatcaaaaaAGTTAAATGTGAGAGTAAGTCGATGCTTTTCCAATTGGATAAAAGGGCTAAGATGGAGTTATTGAGTAAttataaaagcaaaagaagaagaagaaatgaatTTAGGGTTGTAAGGAGCTTACATTTTAGAGACGCAGTGTACTGAGGATAACATTGAGAATCAGAGATTCTGGCAGCGCTTGGATACGGCGGTGTTGATACTTTCGATGCCATTGCTTGCTTCtcctactctctctctctctctctctcccggtCTCTTTGAAAATAAGATTAATTGCAGTTTACCCCTCTTATAGTTCAATTTGCGTCAGTCAAGcccttcatattttatattatttcagtATGAACCTTTTGTTCAAACTAATCCGCCCAACATAATAAGTGGAAATTACTTAAACAAGTCTCAACTTTATTTTGTAGGAGACTTTATTGGGAGATAAAATTCAAACGATATTTTGTAGTGGTTCATTTTATCTTGCTTATCAAACGATATTGGGAgagaagaaattcaaatttgagtaCCTTTGAATGCAAAGTTAAGCAATCTCACAATTcgataaaaaatagaaaaagaaaaaaagtgatCTCACaaagatttaaaattttcatttcctatcaattaattttgagttaaatGTGCATTCGAACTCATCAGTTGGCATGGAAAACAAGTTAGGGTTATTAATGATATGGGCCATAATTTTGATCGGACAGGTTGGCCATGGCCACCACAATCATGAATGTATTGtcaattttaaacaaattaGGGCCCATGCAGTGCAGGTAAATGGAAATATACAAAGAAACTTGTTTTCGattacatttttgtttcatttttgcaCGAGTTACCATGGCCAAATGCTCTAAGAAAAATGTATCCTACAATTTGTATTGGTCTAGCACAAGACATTGCCACATCACAAGAACGTACCCAACCATTTTATTGCATAAGCATAACACATGAtcagcaaaaaaaattaaaataaaaatacaattacaaatacaaaacacttGAAGGCTCTCTAAACTAAACCCCAAAACCGGGATATCCACCACCAAATTGTCCACCCTGAGCACCAAAACCATTTGTCATCATCGGCATGTGACAAAGCCGATGAACTGCCGGTACGGGCGGCAGCGCCCTCGGTGTCAATGTCCCATTCAGAATTCTCACCTCATGAAGCCTAGCAGCCACCTTCTTCCTCACATCCTCCAATGACATCAAGTAATGCTCAACTTCCTGCACATCTAACGCATCCAAATCAACACTCTCATCCTCCCACCAAAACCTCTCACCACACCCACCCACCACCTTCTTCATCCTCACCTCCTCTTTCACCTCCACAACCCTCCTCTTCTGCTCCTCCAACTCTTTAATTGCCTCCATGTACTCCTTGTTAAACTCCGCCATGGGCACTCTATTAGGGTTTTGGTCTCCTGCTGTGTCATCAAATACCGCAGGAGGAGCAACCCCACTACGGTAGCAGTCTAGCACTGTCTCCACATTCGGGTGCCCGTAGCAGAACACTTTGCCCGCGGTGGAGAAAACAATGACTCCCACCTCAGCGCCGCACAAAACGCTCAGCTCCGCCGCCTTTTTGAATATTCCAGAACGGCGCTTGGAGAAGGTGACTTGCTTGTTGTTGAGATTCTCGAGCTTCTTGATCTCGATTCTCTTGCGGCCTTGGGTCCTCTTGGGAAGTTTTCTCAAGATAACCATGGTGACAATATATGAAGATCCAAGATCAAAGAGAAAGGttaaaaataacttttaaGTTCATTTTGGAGAGTTtctttgtgtgtgtatatatattataattttgtttgacTTTGCAGCTAataaatttctcttcttttttttctttttttttttgggggggaaTTAAGTCctaaaattttgtaatttatataagattgatgatgaggatgatctTTTCATGACGATCAGTCTACGTGCATGTGTGATCTTaatttgtgaaattatatacCAAAAAATCAGCATAAAAGATGCTTATATTctaccaaaaggaaaattaatttgaatttgaattatggaactagttgtatttaattaatttctaccTTGTAATTAACCAAAATTTCTTTCGATTATTATTAGGGCAtattaattttagttttgagTGTATATAGGTAACTTAACTTTCAAGCGCTTgtattaatattttgtttttccgtTACGTATCTTAATAtgtttgacaagaaaaaaaaaaccaaaattaaaacaattaaaagatTGTGGttcccaaaaataatatatgaataAAAGATTGTGAATCTGTGTAATAATGAGACAATGAGCAATAATAAGCCTAGAAGATTACGGCCTAATTCCCACAATAGAATATTAATTATTCTAAttgatctttttctttcaaaaaagaTTCTAGTTTATCATTTTATGTTTGCTAAACAAACACACCAACAGAACAATGAGAATAACAagaattgaaggaaaaaaaagtgaagATTAGTGATAGTACGTAGGTTATTCTTTGGTCTTTTATTTGTAGGGTATACCTATCTTATCTAAAAAAGAACTGCAAAAATTGGtctaaaattagaaaacaggCTTTACTGCTgaggagaattttttttttttttttgcaaaagAGGGCCCAAGACGAAGGCTTTTTACCCATGTTTCCTTTGGGCCAAACAATCAGGAGACTTGATCTACAAGATTATAATCTTTGTTGCCCAAATTTGAagttaatttgaattttgaagttCAATTCCATCTAATAATTTCTCCAAGACAAGATGAAGTGTAATGAATTAATTCTCCCtttcataaacaaaacaatcccatcatttttatacaaaaaaaagctaaataacaattatttttaatccGACAATCCGCCTTaccctctcttcttcttctcttttttttgttttgagacGCTCTCTCATCTCTTATTATCCATTCTCATATTTGTCTCtctaaaggaaaagaaaaactatttGGTATGAGCTCATGGATACAACTTGTCCTTACAAAACCAATATGAAAGAAATAGTGTCTAGAGATCATATACCATTTCGAGACACTTAACCTAACGCTAGACTTAAAAATCTTCACAATTCATTCTCATGTTCGGCAGGATAGATTGAAAAAAGAGGGACTAAAAAGAGTAAAGAAATCACCAATGGGgtgttagttgaattagcataAGTTTTTGATGTGCTCCCAAGTGATCTTGAGTTCAAACTCCCATGATACCCATGTGTATGAATTTTCCTCCTtctcttttctaattttggcACACACAAAAAGAGTTCATAAATAAATCTTACAAAtataactttaattaattaaaaatctaaaaagacagatgtatatataatgatgGTAGCAGAGTCTTTAATTGCTCTTATTTCAAGTTCTTctgtcttcttcctctttccaGACAGATATAGCGGTACGGTGCAAATATGGGGCCATTCTTGGAATGGACGCAACCACAAGTTCAAATGGATTGGGACCTTTGGCagtgtatataaataataaattctttGAAGGGGAACTAAAATCATGCCGTGATTTATCAATTACTCACCGAAGTTGACTAGCTCAGAAGAAAAGTGGGGAATTTCATTGCCACCTCTCAATCTAATGaagacattttttattttttggtaatatAAAAGCTCTAACACGAAATGACTATTGAAGCTAAATcaataacattatttttaCCTTATTTATTACGTGATTCATTTGTATTAGAGAGGTGATCAACAATGTGATAAgtaa
Above is a window of Prunus persica cultivar Lovell chromosome G2, Prunus_persica_NCBIv2, whole genome shotgun sequence DNA encoding:
- the LOC18785229 gene encoding agamous-like MADS-box protein AGL62 encodes the protein MVILRKLPKRTQGRKRIEIKKLENLNNKQVTFSKRRSGIFKKAAELSVLCGAEVGVIVFSTAGKVFCYGHPNVETVLDCYRSGVAPPAVFDDTAGDQNPNRVPMAEFNKEYMEAIKELEEQKRRVVEVKEEVRMKKVVGGCGERFWWEDESVDLDALDVQEVEHYLMSLEDVRKKVAARLHEVRILNGTLTPRALPPVPAVHRLCHMPMMTNGFGAQGGQFGGGYPGFGV
- the LOC18785837 gene encoding cytochrome c oxidase-assembly factor COX23, mitochondrial, which codes for MASKVSTPPYPSAARISDSQCYPQYTASLKCLEEYNSDKSKCQEHFDIYKECKKKEREARLERNKTRSLFS